In Pseudostreptobacillus hongkongensis, a single window of DNA contains:
- a CDS encoding tetratricopeptide repeat protein, translating to MRKLFISFLLLLSFNIYASIETDFKKAIKYISENKLEKAQIELENIVNKKPVNIYEKNIIDKSNYNLALIYNANGNDEKAKKYFSYVSSNVDSRTREAINSNQKLLNYAMNSGNYKEAIIQAEILNKRTMYLELPFLADLIYLYEVNNYTKELEKININVVSSLQEKEKGKLYNLIANIYLHLDKFDDAKRYFNNLISSNYNENKQLGYIGLANIAYLNKDEKTSLLNAEKALNISKKNTAILEQIQIIFANNSNYEKSYEVLKDRLKLEKNPSILVEALRYADYLSMIYDEDMYIKELEKLTNSNYDLGLTFMVYKVYDMAEKYLLKAIDDGESKAYDKLLTLYFGTKSTSKIIGLVDLMVKNKVIDSNKRETLIKEYDQYIEYTKMKE from the coding sequence ATGCGAAAATTGTTTATATCATTTTTACTTTTGTTATCTTTTAACATTTATGCTAGTATTGAAACTGATTTTAAAAAAGCTATAAAATATATATCAGAAAATAAATTAGAAAAAGCTCAGATTGAATTAGAAAATATAGTAAATAAAAAACCGGTTAATATTTATGAAAAAAATATTATAGATAAATCAAACTATAATTTAGCATTGATATATAATGCAAATGGAAATGATGAAAAAGCTAAAAAATATTTTAGTTATGTTTCTTCTAATGTTGATTCAAGAACAAGAGAAGCTATAAACTCTAATCAAAAATTATTAAATTATGCTATGAATAGTGGAAATTATAAAGAAGCAATAATTCAAGCTGAAATTTTAAATAAAAGAACTATGTATTTAGAATTACCTTTTTTAGCTGATTTAATATATTTATATGAAGTTAATAACTATACTAAAGAGTTAGAAAAAATAAATATAAATGTAGTTTCTAGTTTACAGGAAAAAGAAAAGGGTAAATTATATAATTTGATAGCTAATATATATTTACATCTTGATAAATTTGATGATGCAAAAAGATATTTTAATAATTTAATATCATCAAACTATAATGAGAATAAACAGTTAGGATATATAGGACTAGCAAATATAGCTTATTTAAATAAAGATGAAAAAACATCTCTATTAAATGCTGAAAAAGCCTTGAATATAAGTAAAAAAAATACAGCAATACTAGAACAAATTCAAATAATATTTGCAAATAATTCAAATTATGAAAAGTCATATGAAGTTTTAAAAGATAGATTAAAATTAGAAAAGAATCCAAGTATTTTGGTTGAGGCTTTAAGATATGCTGATTATTTATCAATGATATATGATGAAGATATGTATATTAAAGAACTTGAAAAATTAACAAATTCTAATTATGATCTAGGTCTTACATTTATGGTATATAAAGTATACGATATGGCTGAGAAATATTTATTAAAAGCCATAGATGATGGAGAAAGTAAAGCTTATGATAAACTACTTACTCTTTATTTTGGAACAAAATCAACAAGTAAAATAATAGGACTTGTAGATCTTATGGTTAAAAATAAGGTTATAGATTCTAATAAAAGAGAAACATTAATTAAAGAATATGACCAATATATAGAATATACAAAAATGAAAGAATAA